Proteins from a single region of Streptomyces glaucescens:
- a CDS encoding NUDIX domain-containing protein encodes MTIKDTPEEWEIRATDTPFRGAKTSVRTDEVVMPDGTAVTRDYQVHPGSVAVLALDEADRVLVLRQYRHPVRQKLWEIPAGLLDVPGENPLHAAQRELYEEAHVKAEDWRVLTDVYTTPGGCDEAVRIFLARDLSEAEGERFAVEHEEADMELERVPVQELVRGVLAGELHNNCLVVGVLSLVAARTGDGLDALRPAEAPWPARPFSS; translated from the coding sequence ATGACGATCAAGGACACCCCCGAGGAGTGGGAGATCCGGGCCACGGACACCCCCTTCCGGGGCGCGAAGACCTCCGTCCGCACCGACGAGGTGGTCATGCCCGACGGCACGGCGGTCACCCGTGACTACCAGGTCCACCCCGGCTCGGTGGCCGTGCTCGCGCTGGACGAGGCCGACCGCGTCCTGGTGCTGCGCCAGTACCGGCACCCGGTGCGCCAGAAGCTGTGGGAGATCCCGGCCGGACTGCTCGACGTGCCGGGCGAGAACCCGCTGCACGCCGCGCAGCGCGAGCTGTACGAGGAGGCGCACGTCAAGGCCGAGGACTGGCGGGTGCTGACCGACGTGTACACCACGCCCGGCGGCTGTGACGAGGCCGTACGGATCTTCCTCGCCCGCGATCTCTCCGAGGCCGAGGGCGAGCGTTTCGCGGTCGAGCACGAGGAGGCCGACATGGAGCTGGAGCGGGTGCCGGTCCAGGAGCTGGTGCGCGGGGTGCTCGCCGGGGAACTCCACAACAACTGCCTGGTCGTGGGCGTGCTGTCGCTGGTCGCCGCGCGGACCGGGGACGGACTGGACGCCCTGCGCCCGGCGGAGGCGCCCTGGCCGGCCCGGCCGTTCTCCTCCTGA
- a CDS encoding glycoside hydrolase family 15 protein, with amino-acid sequence MAGRIEDYALIGDMQTAALVCRDGTVDWLCLPRFDSHAIFAGLLGTEEHGFWRIGPAHAADAEPPVAARRGYRGDSLILESEWDTLRGTVRVIDFMPPRDGAPQLIRIVEGVSGRVPMRSALRMRFSYGRVVPWVHKHEGRTVAVAGPDSVWYDTPAETEGKELTTYSEFTVSPGERVAFTLSWQPSHKEAPPLPEPEQSLEATEDFWREWVEHCTYHGPYREPVIRSLITLKALTYAPTGGIVAAPTTSLPEEIGGVRNWDYRYTWLRDAAITLSSLLRTGYREEARAWREWLLRAVAGDPENLQIMYGIAGERELGEAELDWLPGYENSAPVRVGNGAAHQLQLDVYGEVTEALHLAHMTGLSRSDYASLLQLKLISYLEKHWQEPDEGIWEVRGPRRHFVHSKVMAWVAVDRTIKLIESGDADGPLERWRELRDDIHREVCEKGYDKERNTFTQSYGSKELDASLLLIPQVGFLPPDDKRVIGTVEAIQRELSTPDGFILRYPTSGEDEGVDGLPGDEGAFLACSFWMADDLAMIGRVDEARKLFEKLLSLRNDLGLLAEEWDPRLQRQVGNFPQAFSHVPLIDTALRLTASGAYGG; translated from the coding sequence GTGGCCGGGCGCATCGAAGACTACGCACTCATCGGAGACATGCAGACCGCTGCCCTGGTCTGCCGGGACGGCACAGTCGACTGGCTGTGCCTGCCCCGCTTCGACTCGCACGCCATCTTCGCCGGTCTGCTGGGCACCGAGGAACACGGCTTCTGGCGGATCGGCCCGGCGCACGCCGCCGACGCCGAGCCGCCCGTCGCGGCCCGGCGCGGCTACCGCGGCGACTCCCTGATCCTCGAGTCGGAGTGGGACACCCTGCGCGGCACGGTCCGCGTGATCGACTTCATGCCGCCGCGTGACGGCGCCCCCCAGCTGATCCGCATCGTGGAGGGCGTCTCGGGCCGGGTCCCCATGCGGTCGGCGCTGCGGATGCGGTTCTCCTACGGCCGGGTGGTGCCCTGGGTGCACAAGCACGAGGGCCGCACCGTGGCCGTGGCCGGCCCCGACTCGGTCTGGTACGACACGCCTGCCGAGACCGAGGGCAAGGAGCTGACCACCTACTCCGAGTTCACGGTCTCCCCCGGTGAGCGGGTGGCGTTCACCCTCTCCTGGCAGCCCTCCCACAAGGAGGCGCCGCCGCTGCCGGAGCCCGAGCAGTCGCTGGAGGCGACGGAGGACTTCTGGCGGGAGTGGGTCGAGCACTGTACGTACCACGGCCCCTACCGGGAGCCGGTGATCCGCTCCCTGATCACGCTGAAGGCGCTGACGTACGCGCCGACCGGCGGCATCGTCGCCGCCCCGACCACCTCCCTTCCGGAGGAGATCGGCGGCGTGCGCAACTGGGACTACCGCTACACCTGGCTGCGGGACGCGGCGATCACCCTGTCGTCGCTGCTGCGCACCGGCTACCGCGAGGAGGCCCGCGCCTGGCGCGAGTGGCTGCTGCGGGCCGTCGCCGGCGACCCGGAGAACCTGCAGATCATGTACGGCATCGCGGGTGAGCGCGAGCTCGGCGAGGCCGAGCTGGACTGGCTGCCCGGCTATGAGAACTCCGCCCCGGTCCGGGTCGGCAACGGCGCCGCGCACCAGCTCCAGCTGGACGTCTACGGCGAGGTCACCGAGGCCCTGCACCTGGCCCACATGACCGGCCTGTCGCGCAGCGACTACGCCTCCCTGCTCCAGCTGAAGCTGATCAGCTACCTGGAGAAGCACTGGCAGGAGCCCGACGAGGGCATCTGGGAGGTGCGCGGACCGCGCCGCCACTTCGTGCACTCCAAGGTCATGGCGTGGGTCGCCGTCGACCGCACGATCAAGCTGATCGAGTCCGGCGACGCGGACGGCCCGCTGGAGCGCTGGAGGGAGCTGCGCGACGACATCCACCGCGAGGTGTGCGAGAAGGGCTACGACAAGGAACGCAACACCTTCACGCAGTCCTACGGCTCCAAGGAGCTGGACGCCTCGCTGCTGCTGATCCCGCAGGTGGGTTTCCTGCCCCCGGACGACAAGCGGGTGATCGGCACCGTCGAGGCGATCCAGCGCGAGCTGTCCACCCCGGACGGGTTCATCCTGCGCTACCCGACCTCCGGGGAGGACGAGGGCGTCGACGGCCTGCCCGGCGACGAGGGCGCCTTCCTGGCCTGCTCGTTCTGGATGGCCGACGACCTGGCGATGATCGGCCGCGTCGACGAGGCCCGCAAGCTGTTCGAGAAGCTGCTGTCCCTGCGCAACGACCTCGGACTGCTCGCCGAGGAGTGGGACCCGCGCCTGCAGCGGCAGGTCGGCAACTTCCCGCAGGCCTTCAGCCACGTCCCGCTGATCGACACCGCGCTGCGGCTGACGGCCTCCGGCGCGTACGGCGGCTGA
- a CDS encoding FAD-binding oxidoreductase, whose product MASPSKAGTALAALREDLAGDVFAPGDAGYDGARTVFNAMIDRRPAVIAQCAHEDDVVRAVRFGRELDLNIAVRGGGHSVAGMALNDNGLVVDLRRMHGVTVDPGAEAVRVQGGATMSHLDRATQPYGLATTGGRASTTGVGGFVLGGGSGWLDRWCGLAVDNLLGVELVTADGERTHASADENPDLFWALHGGGGNFGIATALTLRLHELPEFAIALLLYRPEAGREVVRAFRDVIEPGPAEASGGVLYLTAPPEDFVPPHLVGSLVCVALLTYAGAEAGLREVAEPLLALPHEAEVVGAMPYADVQCMIDDPPGMRNYWSAEYLTGAPDEFVDVFCALGQNMPVPTGTQHVLFPLGGAVAAGPAEYPVPYRGSPWVVHPFGIWADPADDGRCIPWVHDVRGHVRPWATGAVYLNFIGDEGADRVRAGLGAENTARLGALKRRWDPDNVFRFNHNIEPA is encoded by the coding sequence ATGGCTTCCCCTTCGAAGGCGGGCACGGCACTGGCCGCGCTGCGCGAGGATCTGGCCGGTGACGTGTTCGCACCGGGGGACGCGGGTTACGACGGGGCCCGGACCGTCTTCAATGCCATGATCGACCGCCGCCCGGCGGTGATCGCGCAGTGCGCGCACGAGGACGACGTGGTGCGCGCCGTGCGGTTCGGCCGGGAGCTGGACCTGAACATCGCGGTGCGCGGCGGCGGGCACAGCGTGGCCGGGATGGCGCTGAACGACAACGGACTGGTCGTGGACCTGCGCCGGATGCACGGGGTCACGGTCGATCCGGGCGCCGAGGCGGTCCGCGTGCAGGGCGGCGCGACCATGAGCCACCTGGACCGCGCCACCCAGCCGTACGGCCTGGCCACCACCGGGGGGCGGGCCTCGACGACCGGGGTGGGCGGTTTCGTGCTGGGCGGCGGCAGCGGCTGGCTGGACCGCTGGTGCGGGCTCGCCGTGGACAACCTGCTCGGTGTGGAACTGGTCACCGCCGACGGCGAGCGGACGCACGCGAGCGCCGACGAGAACCCCGACCTGTTCTGGGCGCTGCACGGCGGCGGCGGCAACTTCGGCATCGCCACCGCGCTCACCCTCAGGCTGCACGAGCTGCCCGAGTTCGCCATCGCCCTGCTGCTGTACCGCCCGGAGGCGGGCCGCGAGGTGGTGCGCGCCTTCCGGGACGTGATCGAACCGGGGCCGGCGGAGGCGTCCGGCGGCGTGCTGTACCTCACCGCGCCGCCGGAGGACTTCGTGCCGCCGCACCTGGTGGGTTCGCTGGTGTGCGTGGCGCTGCTGACGTACGCGGGCGCGGAGGCGGGCCTGCGCGAGGTCGCGGAGCCGCTGCTGGCGCTGCCGCACGAGGCGGAGGTCGTCGGGGCGATGCCGTACGCCGACGTGCAGTGCATGATCGACGATCCGCCCGGGATGCGGAACTACTGGTCGGCGGAGTACCTGACGGGCGCGCCGGACGAGTTCGTGGACGTCTTCTGCGCCCTCGGGCAGAACATGCCGGTGCCGACCGGAACGCAGCACGTGCTGTTCCCGCTCGGCGGCGCCGTCGCGGCCGGCCCCGCGGAGTACCCCGTCCCCTACCGCGGCTCCCCCTGGGTCGTGCACCCCTTCGGCATCTGGGCGGACCCCGCCGACGACGGGCGGTGCATCCCGTGGGTCCACGACGTGCGCGGCCACGTCCGCCCCTGGGCCACCGGCGCGGTCTACCTCAACTTCATCGGCGACGAGGGCGCCGACCGGGTCCGGGCGGGACTGGGTGCGGAGAACACCGCCCGGCTCGGGGCGCTGAAACGCCGCTGGGACCCGGACAACGTGTTCCGCTTCAACCACAACATCGAGCCCGCCTGA
- a CDS encoding glycosyltransferase family 4 protein encodes MTPVSSHSPHGQSPLRTVQVLGGGSAGSSAHVRSLAAGLVARGVRVTVCAPTEADHTYDFTGAGADHVHVPRSSDPVSVAALRVACADADLVHAHGLHASFRAALALSGKPVPLVVTWHNRAYAEGARGHLLRVLERRVVKAATVVLGTSSDLVDRARRTGARDARLAAVSLPGPRTPAERGDPDRQCSKVRAELGAIARPLLLAVGSLERQRGYELLLDAARAWRTLDPGPVVVVAGEGPLRGELQGRIEDERLPVRLVGPRDDVAALLAAADLVLLPGCRESRSVLAQEALYARVPVVATAVGGIRELVGDAAELVPAGDADAFAAAVVRLLGDPQRRELLRERGVRQAATWPTEDETVAQVLSVYDELTRHRPLA; translated from the coding sequence GTGACCCCCGTGAGCAGCCACTCCCCGCACGGCCAGTCGCCGCTGCGCACCGTGCAGGTGCTGGGCGGAGGCAGCGCCGGCAGCAGCGCGCACGTGCGCTCGCTGGCCGCGGGGCTCGTCGCTCGGGGCGTGCGGGTCACGGTGTGCGCCCCCACCGAGGCCGATCACACCTACGACTTCACCGGTGCCGGCGCCGACCACGTGCACGTGCCCCGCAGCAGCGACCCGGTGTCCGTGGCGGCGCTGCGGGTGGCCTGCGCGGACGCCGACCTGGTGCACGCGCACGGGCTGCACGCCTCCTTCCGCGCGGCGCTCGCGCTCAGCGGGAAACCCGTTCCGCTGGTCGTCACCTGGCACAACCGGGCGTATGCCGAAGGGGCGCGCGGGCATCTGCTGCGGGTGCTGGAGCGGCGGGTGGTGAAGGCCGCCACCGTCGTGCTGGGCACCAGCTCGGACCTGGTGGACCGGGCGCGCCGCACCGGAGCGCGGGACGCGCGGCTCGCCGCCGTGTCCCTGCCCGGCCCGCGGACGCCGGCGGAACGCGGCGACCCGGACCGGCAGTGCTCCAAGGTGCGGGCCGAACTCGGCGCCATCGCAAGGCCGTTGCTGCTCGCGGTCGGCTCGCTGGAGAGGCAGCGCGGGTACGAGCTGCTGCTGGACGCCGCACGGGCCTGGCGGACGCTGGACCCCGGGCCGGTCGTCGTCGTCGCGGGAGAGGGACCGCTGCGGGGCGAGCTGCAGGGCCGGATCGAGGACGAGCGGCTGCCGGTGAGGCTGGTCGGGCCGCGGGACGACGTCGCGGCGCTGCTCGCCGCGGCCGACCTGGTGCTGCTGCCGGGCTGCCGGGAGTCGCGGTCCGTACTGGCGCAGGAGGCCCTGTACGCGCGCGTGCCGGTCGTCGCGACCGCCGTCGGCGGGATCCGCGAGCTGGTCGGGGACGCGGCGGAACTGGTCCCGGCCGGGGACGCGGACGCCTTCGCCGCGGCCGTCGTGCGGCTGCTCGGGGATCCGCAGCGGCGGGAGCTGCTGCGCGAGCGGGGGGTGCGGCAGGCGGCGACCTGGCCGACGGAGGACGAGACGGTCGCCCAGGTGCTCAGCGTCTACGACGAGTTGACGCGGCATCGGCCGCTGGCCTGA
- a CDS encoding PucR family transcriptional regulator, translated as MDSRTDHRFDSQGAGITVQRALELPGLRSGLPEVLAGADRLQRRVRWVHAGEVPNIASLLKGGELLLTTGYALGTRPADQRAFVRTLAERGIAALVVELGPRFARLPAALVETARAAGLPLVQLHREVPFVTVTEEIHTEIVNGHYALLQRAEEVHRRCTEALLGGGGVPQVLGILADFGTNPVFLETSDGRLLYAAGAGPEGADPLQVWEGLRGQHKDTPPPAGSVLVDVPGGGAGTGSVRARLVLLPVCAPLAPVHRIAAERAAGILAVVLMQARQEEELAARGRGDFLTDLAEGRIAAEDAPAQARVLGFRPGDSPLLPVVMRLGDALSPGGGWAVLARAVAEELASVGVPVLLGVRPVEGRVPLLLGLRSETERPAVADRVAAALRAGVERAGFRRPGAPPPVVVVGVAGGWAAVSAGLRHAAETATAAQGLPDRPWYDARRLDIDLLLWRLRDHPDLAAFVDRAIGPVRDHDRRSRPPLLPTLETYLAHAGRKAETARELHLNRQTLYNRLARIGELLGTDLDDPQTVLALSLALRARRHAG; from the coding sequence ATGGACAGCCGCACCGACCACCGATTCGACAGCCAGGGCGCCGGCATCACCGTGCAGCGCGCCCTGGAGCTGCCGGGCCTGCGCAGCGGCCTGCCCGAGGTGCTGGCGGGGGCGGACCGGTTGCAGCGCAGGGTGCGCTGGGTGCACGCCGGCGAGGTGCCCAACATCGCCTCCCTGCTGAAGGGCGGCGAGCTGCTCCTGACCACCGGCTACGCCCTGGGCACCCGCCCCGCCGACCAGCGCGCCTTCGTCCGCACGCTCGCCGAACGCGGCATCGCCGCCCTGGTCGTCGAGCTGGGCCCGCGCTTCGCCCGGCTGCCCGCCGCCCTCGTCGAGACGGCCCGCGCGGCCGGGCTCCCCCTGGTCCAGCTGCACCGCGAAGTGCCGTTCGTGACGGTCACCGAGGAGATCCACACCGAGATCGTCAACGGCCACTACGCGCTGCTCCAGCGGGCCGAGGAGGTGCACCGCCGCTGCACCGAGGCCCTGCTCGGCGGCGGCGGGGTCCCCCAGGTCCTCGGCATCCTCGCCGACTTCGGCACCAACCCCGTCTTCCTGGAGACCTCCGACGGCCGGCTGCTCTACGCGGCCGGCGCCGGGCCCGAGGGCGCCGATCCGCTGCAGGTCTGGGAGGGCCTGCGCGGCCAGCACAAGGACACCCCGCCACCGGCCGGTTCCGTCCTCGTCGACGTGCCGGGCGGCGGGGCCGGCACCGGCTCCGTGCGCGCCCGCCTCGTCCTGCTGCCGGTGTGCGCCCCACTCGCGCCCGTACACCGGATCGCCGCCGAGCGCGCGGCCGGCATCCTCGCCGTCGTCCTGATGCAGGCCCGCCAGGAGGAGGAGCTGGCCGCGCGCGGGCGCGGCGACTTCCTCACCGACCTCGCCGAGGGCCGTATCGCCGCGGAGGACGCCCCCGCCCAGGCCCGCGTCCTCGGCTTCAGACCGGGCGACAGCCCGCTGCTGCCGGTGGTGATGCGGCTCGGCGACGCCCTCTCCCCCGGCGGCGGCTGGGCGGTCCTCGCCCGCGCGGTCGCCGAGGAACTGGCCTCGGTCGGCGTGCCCGTCCTGCTCGGCGTGCGTCCCGTGGAGGGCCGGGTCCCCCTCCTGCTCGGCCTGCGCTCGGAGACGGAACGCCCGGCGGTCGCCGACCGGGTCGCGGCGGCGCTGCGGGCCGGAGTGGAGCGCGCCGGGTTCCGGCGGCCGGGCGCGCCGCCGCCGGTCGTGGTCGTCGGGGTGGCGGGCGGCTGGGCGGCGGTCTCCGCCGGGCTGCGGCACGCGGCGGAGACGGCGACCGCCGCCCAGGGCCTGCCCGACCGCCCGTGGTACGACGCGCGCCGCCTCGACATCGACCTGCTGCTGTGGCGCCTGCGCGACCACCCCGACCTCGCGGCCTTCGTGGACCGCGCGATCGGGCCCGTACGCGACCACGACCGCCGGTCCCGGCCCCCGTTGCTGCCCACCCTGGAGACCTACCTGGCGCACGCCGGCCGCAAGGCGGAGACCGCCCGGGAACTGCACCTGAACCGCCAGACCCTGTACAACCGCCTCGCCCGCATCGGTGAGCTGCTGGGCACCGACCTGGACGACCCCCAGACGGTCCTGGCCCTGAGCCTGGCCCTGCGGGCCAGGCGGCACGCGGGGTGA
- a CDS encoding tetratricopeptide repeat protein, whose protein sequence is MTDQAVDTGGLELSGHTSPELFFLGRTRELKELRADIERAGLDTLAGRKAPRARVLLIAGRPGSGRTALAEELVRQVAGRYPDGVLRARLSEPDGTPVPTERAARDLLAGLGLPAPAGAAVDDLAAELRAALAGRRTVLLLDDAADAEQVDALLPDAPDCLAVAVAQGPLTGIADVRPCTLGGLDTKSAVELLSRRAGSVRITVDPRAAETLVEECQAQPAALMLAGGWLAARPKSAVADLAKQLRAGDDEETAGTPLSRVFRLLYAALPAPAARILRLLALAPAGYVDPHTASALAGCSVSAARTALDDFVALGVLRGVDSPLPQYEVPGALHPLLRALTETQDKPAELQLARARMLERTVRLLQSCRAITETDSPQARAKLLGMPRSLRFPSPRAAEDWLRIRRPALLAAARLAVADGELDTLARRLLSQLVRTLVAHFGTQAAAPDLYGIHQLVLDVAERQRLPRERAAALLNLADLDAQTGRTAEALVRYRAALDAGREANDPYATGRAMESVGGAHEELGDYDRAADWYGRALAQRLARDERADAARLYGRIAAAHTYAGRYGEAARGWRAAVAGYRKLGDVAAHARALSELARVQEYAGRPEESLRTCQEAVEWARRAEDTRLQAALHLRLADTLDHLGDPTAAGLHRSAAERMLGEEPQETGQEGDPEDRQPEHGGNACEIRSASTED, encoded by the coding sequence GTGACGGATCAGGCGGTGGACACAGGCGGCTTGGAGCTGTCGGGACACACGTCGCCGGAGTTGTTCTTCCTGGGCCGCACACGGGAGTTGAAGGAACTGCGCGCGGACATCGAGCGCGCCGGACTCGACACCCTGGCAGGCCGCAAGGCTCCCCGCGCCCGCGTGCTGCTGATCGCCGGCCGGCCCGGCTCCGGCCGCACCGCGCTCGCCGAGGAACTGGTCCGGCAGGTCGCCGGCCGCTACCCGGACGGGGTGCTGCGGGCCCGGCTCAGCGAACCCGACGGCACCCCCGTCCCCACCGAGCGCGCCGCCCGGGACCTGCTCGCCGGACTGGGGCTGCCGGCCCCCGCCGGAGCCGCCGTGGACGACCTCGCGGCGGAGCTGCGCGCGGCCCTGGCCGGCCGCCGGACGGTGCTGCTGCTGGACGACGCGGCCGACGCCGAGCAGGTCGACGCGCTGCTGCCGGACGCCCCGGACTGCCTGGCCGTCGCCGTCGCACAGGGTCCGCTGACCGGGATCGCCGACGTCCGCCCCTGCACCCTGGGCGGCCTGGACACCAAGTCGGCGGTGGAGCTGCTGTCCCGGCGCGCCGGCTCGGTGCGGATCACCGTGGACCCGCGCGCCGCCGAGACCCTGGTCGAGGAGTGCCAGGCACAGCCCGCCGCGCTGATGCTGGCCGGCGGCTGGCTGGCCGCCCGCCCCAAGTCGGCCGTCGCGGACCTCGCCAAGCAGTTGCGCGCCGGGGACGACGAGGAGACCGCGGGCACCCCGCTCAGCCGGGTGTTCCGGCTCCTCTACGCGGCCCTGCCGGCCCCGGCCGCCCGGATACTGCGACTGCTCGCCCTGGCCCCCGCCGGGTACGTGGACCCCCACACCGCCTCCGCGCTGGCCGGCTGCTCGGTCAGCGCGGCCCGCACCGCCCTCGACGACTTCGTCGCCCTCGGCGTGCTGCGGGGGGTGGACTCGCCGCTGCCCCAGTACGAGGTGCCGGGCGCCCTGCACCCGCTGCTGCGCGCCCTCACCGAGACCCAGGACAAGCCCGCCGAGCTCCAGCTGGCCCGCGCCCGGATGCTGGAGCGGACCGTCCGGCTGCTCCAGTCCTGCCGGGCCATCACCGAGACGGACTCCCCGCAGGCCCGCGCCAAGCTGCTCGGCATGCCCCGCTCGCTGCGCTTCCCCAGCCCGCGCGCGGCGGAGGACTGGCTGCGCATCCGCCGGCCCGCCCTGCTGGCCGCGGCCCGGCTCGCGGTCGCCGACGGAGAGCTGGACACGCTGGCCCGGCGGCTGCTGTCCCAGCTCGTGCGGACGCTGGTCGCGCACTTCGGCACCCAGGCCGCGGCCCCCGACCTGTACGGCATCCACCAGCTCGTGCTGGACGTCGCCGAGCGGCAGCGGCTGCCCCGGGAGCGGGCGGCGGCCCTGCTGAACCTGGCCGACCTGGACGCGCAGACCGGGCGTACCGCCGAGGCGCTGGTGCGCTACCGGGCCGCGCTGGACGCGGGACGGGAGGCGAACGACCCGTACGCGACCGGCCGCGCGATGGAATCCGTGGGCGGTGCCCACGAGGAGCTGGGCGACTACGACCGGGCCGCAGACTGGTACGGCCGGGCGCTGGCCCAGCGCCTGGCCCGCGACGAGCGCGCCGACGCCGCCCGGCTGTACGGCCGGATCGCCGCCGCCCACACCTACGCGGGCCGCTACGGCGAGGCGGCCCGCGGCTGGCGGGCGGCGGTCGCCGGGTACCGCAAGCTCGGGGACGTCGCCGCGCACGCGCGGGCGTTGAGCGAACTGGCCCGGGTGCAGGAGTACGCGGGCCGGCCCGAGGAATCGCTGCGCACCTGCCAGGAGGCGGTGGAGTGGGCGCGCCGGGCGGAGGACACGCGGCTGCAGGCGGCGCTGCACCTGCGGCTGGCCGACACCCTGGACCACCTCGGCGACCCCACGGCGGCCGGACTGCACCGCAGCGCGGCCGAGCGCATGCTGGGGGAAGAGCCGCAAGAGACCGGGCAGGAGGGCGATCCGGAAGATCGACAACCGGAACACGGAGGTAATGCCTGCGAAATCCGTAGTGCATCCACTGAAGATTGA
- a CDS encoding CTP synthase, with amino-acid sequence MPPKTTTTKHIFVTGGVASSLGKGLTASSLGMLLKARGLRVVMQKLDPYINVDPGTMNPFQHGEVFVTNDGAETDLDIGHYERFLDRDLDGSANVTTGQVYSTVIAKERRGEYLGDTVQVIPHITNEIKHRIRRMAADDVDVVITEVGGTVGDIESLPFLETVRQVRHEVGRDNVFVVHISLLPYIGPSGELKTKPTQHSVAALRNIGIQPDAIVLRCDREVPTAIKRKISLMCDVDEAAVVACPDAPSIYDIPKVVHAEGLDAYAVRKLDLPFRDVDWTTWDDLLDRVHNPAHEISLALVGKYIDLPDAYLSVTEALRAGGFAHHTRVKIKWVTSDDCRTPAGAAEQLGDVDAICIPGGFGDRGVSGKVGAIQYARENRIPLLGLCLGLQCIVIEAARNLAGIADANSTEFDPATAHPVISTMAEQLDIVAGEGDMGGTMRLGMYPAKLAEGSIVREVYDGKEYVEERHRHRYEVNNAYRAELEKKAGIQFSGTSPDGKLVEYVEYPREVHPYLVATQAHPELRSRPTRPHPLFAGLVKAAVERKTAQTGK; translated from the coding sequence ATGCCGCCCAAAACAACGACGACCAAGCACATCTTCGTCACCGGGGGTGTCGCCTCCTCGCTCGGCAAGGGTCTGACCGCCTCCAGCCTCGGCATGCTGCTGAAGGCCCGGGGCCTGCGCGTCGTCATGCAGAAGCTCGACCCGTACATCAACGTCGACCCGGGCACGATGAACCCCTTCCAGCACGGTGAGGTGTTCGTCACCAACGACGGCGCCGAGACCGACCTGGACATCGGCCACTACGAGCGTTTCCTCGACCGGGACCTGGACGGCTCCGCCAACGTCACCACCGGCCAGGTCTACTCGACGGTGATCGCCAAGGAGCGGCGCGGCGAGTACCTGGGCGACACGGTCCAGGTCATCCCGCACATCACCAACGAGATCAAGCACCGCATCCGCCGGATGGCCGCGGACGACGTGGACGTCGTCATCACGGAGGTCGGCGGCACGGTCGGCGACATCGAGTCGCTGCCGTTCCTGGAGACCGTCCGCCAGGTCCGCCACGAGGTCGGCCGGGACAACGTGTTCGTGGTCCACATCTCCCTTCTGCCCTACATCGGCCCGTCCGGCGAGCTGAAGACCAAGCCGACCCAGCACTCCGTCGCCGCCCTGCGCAACATCGGCATCCAGCCGGACGCCATCGTGCTGCGCTGCGACCGCGAGGTGCCCACCGCCATCAAGCGGAAGATCTCGCTGATGTGCGACGTCGACGAGGCCGCCGTCGTGGCCTGCCCCGACGCGCCGTCGATCTACGACATCCCGAAGGTCGTGCACGCCGAGGGACTGGACGCCTACGCGGTGCGCAAGCTGGACCTGCCGTTCCGGGACGTGGACTGGACGACCTGGGACGACCTGCTCGACCGCGTCCACAACCCCGCGCACGAGATCAGCCTGGCGCTGGTCGGCAAGTACATCGACCTGCCCGACGCGTACCTGTCGGTGACCGAGGCGCTGCGCGCCGGCGGCTTCGCCCACCACACCCGCGTCAAGATCAAGTGGGTCACCTCCGACGACTGCCGCACCCCGGCCGGCGCCGCCGAGCAGCTCGGCGACGTGGACGCGATCTGCATCCCCGGCGGCTTCGGCGACCGCGGTGTCTCCGGCAAGGTCGGCGCGATCCAGTACGCCCGCGAGAACAGGATCCCGCTGCTCGGCCTCTGCCTGGGCCTGCAGTGCATCGTGATCGAGGCCGCGCGCAACCTGGCGGGCATCGCCGACGCCAACTCCACCGAGTTCGACCCGGCCACCGCCCACCCGGTGATCTCCACCATGGCCGAGCAGCTCGACATCGTCGCCGGCGAGGGCGACATGGGCGGCACGATGCGGCTGGGCATGTACCCGGCCAAGCTCGCCGAGGGCTCCATCGTGCGCGAGGTCTACGACGGCAAGGAGTACGTCGAGGAGCGGCACCGCCACCGGTACGAGGTCAACAACGCGTACCGGGCGGAGCTCGAGAAGAAGGCGGGCATCCAGTTCTCCGGCACCTCCCCGGACGGCAAGCTGGTCGAGTACGTGGAGTACCCCCGTGAGGTCCACCCCTACCTCGTGGCCACGCAGGCGCACCCGGAACTGCGGTCCCGGCCGACCCGACCGCACCCGCTGTTCGCGGGTCTGGTGAAGGCGGCCGTCGAGCGCAAGACGGCGCAGACGGGCAAGTAA